A single genomic interval of Mycobacterium sp. DL592 harbors:
- a CDS encoding RND family transporter has protein sequence MPIRAALKRVFPHNVFTMLGRFIVRHPVLVIVAWVAAAVALLTFVTPLFTVAARNSPDFLPKTAPVLVAGKQMQEAFKEADTSNFAAIILSNDAGLGPEQEATYRNLVAKLKENPKVSSVQDFINTPELREVMTSKDQKAWNLPVSMSGTMGTPTGQEAYREVLKTVKEATAGSSLQVNVVGGSATMEDMNQIGVNDQHMIEGATVIMVFGILILVYRSFVAMVMPLLTIGISLVVAQQLVAILGEHGLAIGSQTIMIMTGMIMGAGIDYAVFLFSRYQEIMKTGVSSDDALVDALHSIGEVIAGSAGTVALTFLGMSFTKLAVFATVGPAMTVTIAIGFLGAITLLPAFIVIAGRRGWIKPRKRDLTGKFWKRSAVMIVRRPRALLTTSLVILLGLAACALLTNFNYDDRKNLPPDSASNRAYEVMDKHFPISSTLQQFLFIQSPNTDLRTPKALADMEQMAQRISQLPNIDMIRGITRPTGQMLEQAKATWQAGEVGTKLGDASNLISSNDDKLSLLTGGADKMADVLDQIRNQLVGSLASVRSLASALDAMSQKVGGTTTLDQIDKTAALMKNMRSLGDALGLNMTQITDVTGWAQPMLNALNQSPVCDGDPACVNSRADLQKIVDASNSEAFAAIADIGRQLQATEGNQKLDDLVSGLSKNIQRATAAARALGVGEPGGVEKKLNETVDGANLLADSSRQLAMGVQLLVDQTRNLGNGLDQASAFLLAMKREAADPPMSGFYIPPQILSQEEFKKAAKIFISDDGHSARYLVQTAYNPFSAEAMNQIHDILRIANDSRPNTTLADAKISMVGLSAVNADLRSYYNWDFRFIMIMTLSVVFVILVVVLRALVAPLYLVASVVISYAAALGIGVIVFQFILGQGLSWGVPGMAFMVLVAVGADYNLLLISRIRDEAKYGVRSAVIRTVGATGGVITSAGLIFAASMLAFTFSSILTAVQMGFVIGVGLLLDTFVVRTLTVPAMAVLVGEKNWWPSKPPSVRYQEKKKAAAKAAKAAAAAAVAGGGGVALLERDGDIEEMPEECELAAAEVLESVLEDFPQPTGEYPCLPERIAITETDGNPAR, from the coding sequence ATGCCCATACGCGCCGCACTCAAGCGCGTGTTCCCGCACAACGTCTTCACGATGCTGGGCCGGTTCATCGTCCGCCATCCGGTCCTTGTGATCGTGGCGTGGGTTGCTGCTGCCGTGGCACTGCTGACGTTCGTCACCCCCCTGTTCACGGTGGCCGCCAGGAACTCCCCGGACTTCCTTCCCAAGACCGCGCCCGTGCTCGTCGCGGGCAAACAGATGCAGGAGGCATTCAAGGAAGCCGACACCAGTAACTTCGCTGCGATCATCCTCAGCAACGACGCGGGTCTGGGCCCCGAACAGGAGGCCACCTACCGCAATCTCGTCGCCAAGCTCAAGGAAAACCCGAAGGTGTCGTCCGTTCAGGACTTCATCAACACCCCGGAGCTGCGCGAGGTCATGACGAGCAAGGACCAGAAGGCGTGGAACCTTCCGGTCAGCATGTCCGGGACCATGGGCACCCCGACGGGCCAGGAGGCCTACCGCGAGGTCCTCAAGACCGTCAAGGAGGCGACGGCCGGCTCATCGCTGCAGGTCAACGTGGTCGGTGGCTCCGCGACGATGGAAGACATGAACCAGATCGGTGTCAACGATCAGCACATGATCGAGGGTGCCACGGTGATCATGGTCTTCGGCATTCTCATCCTGGTTTATCGAAGTTTCGTGGCCATGGTCATGCCGCTGCTGACCATCGGCATCTCGCTGGTCGTCGCCCAGCAGTTGGTGGCCATCCTCGGTGAGCACGGGCTGGCCATCGGCTCCCAGACCATCATGATCATGACCGGCATGATCATGGGTGCCGGCATCGACTATGCCGTCTTCCTGTTCAGTCGATATCAGGAGATCATGAAGACCGGCGTCTCCTCAGATGACGCCCTCGTCGACGCCCTGCACTCCATCGGTGAAGTCATCGCCGGCTCGGCGGGAACCGTCGCTCTGACCTTCCTGGGCATGTCGTTCACCAAGCTCGCGGTGTTCGCCACGGTGGGTCCGGCCATGACCGTCACCATCGCCATCGGCTTCCTGGGCGCCATCACCCTGCTGCCCGCGTTCATCGTGATCGCCGGGCGCCGTGGCTGGATCAAGCCCCGCAAACGCGACCTCACCGGAAAGTTCTGGAAGCGCTCGGCGGTGATGATCGTGCGCAGGCCGCGCGCGCTGCTGACGACCAGCCTCGTCATCCTGCTCGGCCTGGCCGCCTGCGCCCTGCTGACCAACTTCAATTACGACGACCGCAAGAACCTGCCGCCCGATTCAGCGAGTAACCGGGCCTACGAAGTGATGGACAAGCACTTCCCGATCAGCAGCACCCTGCAGCAGTTCCTGTTCATCCAATCGCCCAACACCGACCTGCGTACCCCCAAGGCGCTGGCCGACATGGAACAGATGGCCCAGCGGATCTCCCAGCTGCCCAACATCGACATGATCCGCGGCATCACCCGGCCCACCGGGCAGATGCTCGAGCAGGCCAAGGCCACCTGGCAGGCCGGTGAGGTCGGTACCAAGCTCGGCGATGCCTCCAATCTGATCTCGAGCAACGATGACAAACTGTCGCTGCTCACCGGCGGCGCCGACAAGATGGCCGACGTCCTGGACCAGATCCGCAATCAGCTCGTCGGGTCGCTGGCCAGTGTCCGCAGCCTGGCCTCCGCACTCGATGCCATGTCGCAAAAGGTCGGTGGCACAACCACACTTGACCAGATCGACAAGACCGCCGCGCTGATGAAGAACATGCGGTCCCTCGGCGACGCGCTGGGGCTGAACATGACCCAGATCACCGACGTCACCGGATGGGCGCAGCCAATGCTCAACGCGCTCAACCAAAGTCCGGTCTGTGACGGCGACCCGGCGTGCGTGAACTCCCGGGCCGATCTGCAGAAGATCGTCGACGCGAGCAACTCCGAGGCGTTCGCCGCCATCGCCGACATCGGCCGCCAACTGCAGGCCACCGAGGGCAATCAGAAGCTCGACGACCTGGTGAGCGGTCTGAGCAAGAACATCCAGCGGGCCACCGCCGCCGCCCGCGCGCTCGGTGTCGGTGAGCCCGGCGGGGTGGAGAAGAAGCTCAACGAGACTGTCGACGGCGCCAATCTGCTGGCCGACTCGAGCCGTCAGCTGGCGATGGGTGTCCAACTGCTCGTCGACCAGACCCGAAACCTGGGCAACGGTCTGGACCAGGCCTCGGCCTTCCTGCTTGCGATGAAGCGCGAGGCGGCTGACCCGCCGATGTCGGGCTTCTACATTCCGCCGCAGATTCTGTCGCAGGAGGAGTTCAAGAAGGCCGCCAAGATCTTCATCTCCGACGACGGTCACTCGGCCCGCTACCTGGTGCAGACGGCTTACAACCCGTTCAGCGCCGAGGCGATGAACCAGATCCACGACATCCTGCGGATCGCCAACGACTCCCGGCCCAACACCACACTCGCCGACGCCAAGATCTCGATGGTGGGGCTCTCGGCGGTCAACGCCGACCTGCGCTCCTATTACAACTGGGACTTCCGCTTCATCATGATCATGACTCTGTCTGTGGTGTTCGTGATCCTCGTCGTGGTGCTGCGCGCACTCGTCGCTCCGTTGTATCTCGTTGCCTCGGTGGTCATTTCGTACGCCGCGGCACTCGGTATCGGCGTCATCGTGTTTCAGTTCATCCTTGGTCAGGGTCTGTCCTGGGGTGTGCCGGGCATGGCCTTCATGGTTCTTGTCGCCGTCGGTGCCGACTACAACCTGCTGCTGATATCCCGCATCCGGGACGAAGCGAAGTACGGTGTGCGCTCGGCGGTGATCCGTACCGTGGGCGCCACCGGCGGCGTCATCACCTCCGCCGGCCTGATCTTCGCGGCCTCCATGCTCGCCTTCACCTTCAGCAGCATCCTGACCGCGGTGCAGATGGGCTTCGTGATCGGTGTCGGCCTGCTGCTGGACACCTTCGTCGTGCGAACCCTCACCGTGCCCGCGATGGCCGTCTTGGTCGGTGAGAAGAACTGGTGGCCGTCCAAGCCGCCCAGCGTCAGGTATCAGGAGAAGAAGAAGGCCGCCGCCAAAGCCGCCAAAGCCGCCGCAGCTGCCGCGGTGGCGGGCGGGGGAGGCGTCGCCCTGCTGGAACGCGACGGTGATATCGAGGAGATGCCCGAGGAGTGTGAGCTCGCCGCCGCCGAGGTGCTCGAGTCAGTCCTCGAGGACTTCCCGCAGCCGACCGGCGAATATCCCTGTCTCCCTGAGCGCATCGCGATCACCGAGACCGACGGCAACCCGGCCCGCTAG